In a genomic window of Salegentibacter salegens:
- a CDS encoding IS256 family transposase produces the protein MTQEEIKELKEKALKQFLSGESLTGKNGAFAPMLREFMEEALEAEMSSHLSDEEKGSKAGNKRNGKGKKTLKSSQGDVTINTPQDRNSTFEPEIVAKRQRILADNLEKQIIGMYGMGNSLRDISAHIEEMYDSKISTHVLSDITDRVIPKVKEWQDRPLEPVYCILWLDAMHFKVREEGKVKHKALYNILGINKAGRKEVLGMYISESEGANFWLQVLTQLNNRGLKDILIACTDNLTGFSEAIHSVYPKTDIQLCIVHQIRNSMKYVASKDQKDFMKDLKLVYKADTKDQAESALLDLEEKWGKRYPIVIRSWNDNWDRLSAYFEYTAPIRKLIYTTNAVEAFHRQVRKVTKTKGAFTNDMALLKLVYLATRRIEKKWNAPLQNWGLVVQQLAIKFEGRLELDLATNETKN, from the coding sequence ATGACACAAGAAGAGATTAAGGAATTAAAGGAAAAAGCATTAAAACAATTTTTATCAGGAGAATCCCTAACCGGCAAAAACGGCGCTTTTGCTCCAATGCTTAGGGAGTTTATGGAAGAGGCCCTGGAAGCAGAAATGTCTTCGCACCTTTCCGATGAAGAAAAAGGCTCAAAAGCAGGTAATAAGCGTAATGGCAAAGGCAAAAAGACCCTAAAGAGCAGCCAAGGGGACGTCACCATTAACACGCCCCAGGATCGTAACAGTACCTTTGAGCCGGAGATCGTAGCGAAACGCCAGCGTATCCTGGCCGATAATTTAGAAAAGCAGATTATAGGCATGTACGGGATGGGCAATAGCCTGCGGGATATCTCAGCTCATATAGAGGAAATGTATGATTCCAAGATATCCACACACGTTCTAAGTGATATTACGGACCGGGTGATTCCCAAGGTTAAGGAATGGCAGGATCGCCCCTTGGAGCCGGTATATTGCATCCTATGGCTCGACGCGATGCACTTCAAGGTACGCGAAGAAGGCAAAGTAAAGCACAAGGCCTTGTATAATATTTTAGGAATAAATAAAGCTGGAAGAAAGGAAGTGCTGGGTATGTATATCTCGGAAAGTGAAGGGGCCAATTTTTGGCTTCAGGTGCTGACCCAATTAAACAACCGTGGCTTAAAAGATATTCTGATTGCCTGTACGGATAATCTTACGGGCTTTAGTGAAGCCATTCATTCTGTTTATCCCAAGACTGATATTCAGCTATGTATTGTCCACCAGATCCGCAATAGTATGAAGTATGTGGCCAGTAAGGATCAAAAAGATTTTATGAAAGACCTTAAACTGGTGTACAAGGCTGACACCAAAGACCAGGCTGAATCGGCTTTACTGGATCTGGAAGAAAAATGGGGCAAAAGATATCCCATAGTGATCCGTTCCTGGAATGATAACTGGGACCGATTGAGTGCTTATTTTGAATATACCGCACCCATTAGAAAACTCATATACACCACAAATGCCGTAGAGGCTTTTCACCGGCAGGTAAGAAAAGTAACCAAGACCAAAGGCGCTTTTACCAATGATATGGCACTATTGAAGCTGGTTTACCTAGCTACCAGAAGAATTGAAAAGAAATGGAACGCCCCACTGCAGAACTGGGGTTTGGTAGTTCAACAATTAGCTATTAAATTTGAAGGTCGGCTAGAGTTGGACTTAGCCACCAATGAAACGAAAAACTAA
- a CDS encoding thrombospondin type 3 repeat-containing protein, which produces MKLLRKYLAIVAVFSLFFTSCTKDEEGTLNNDPGSESFAELSLGATLNDFVNRAAVKQSIPDCSSDAPAYAHIELTHNSGTDLEGIINVNVPILSEDGSFYTDYDEDLKIPVANADDKTATVSVTTFLVYDGDPEDAGSTVIWAAPTTTSDYGTFVNQGLPYNFLIRAGSKKYVDIEVLCFDNRDVNLYGYQFFDLVPEVLHEVCIFANYCDEDGRHYTANYSLEVIYTGGDEDRTLYESMDLPEGSYGFDDDTDVYYADPFCFAVPAPMFEETSGTDYIRIIATLSDWEGNYPTPADEEIILDLSWSDLMESVREDGTIDYFHLFFCDGDPGNGNGEECDPTDPAADCDEDTIPNGQDNCPSTPNTDQADLDEDGVGDVCDSDIDGDDILNENENPGCVRDPDPTCGDDVAECPTLPSAGDCERVYVAGTDLTDLTDWIAITSSEPLALFSDETTSLAFGLISFNDDGDMLLISTNTDFYLKDYKMEIVDELGGAITCVNENNLIAPEDTNDADIETTITGDFSGTVYVRFSANVCSRSDT; this is translated from the coding sequence ATGAAACTTCTAAGAAAATATCTGGCCATTGTGGCCGTTTTTTCCCTCTTTTTTACCTCGTGTACCAAAGATGAGGAAGGAACTTTAAATAACGATCCAGGTTCCGAAAGTTTTGCTGAATTAAGTCTGGGAGCAACCCTTAATGACTTTGTAAACCGTGCAGCGGTGAAACAAAGTATTCCCGACTGTTCATCTGACGCTCCGGCCTATGCGCATATTGAGTTAACACATAATTCAGGTACAGACCTGGAAGGTATTATTAATGTAAATGTTCCTATTTTAAGTGAAGATGGAAGCTTTTACACAGATTATGATGAAGACTTAAAAATTCCCGTGGCAAATGCTGATGATAAGACAGCAACTGTATCAGTTACTACCTTTTTGGTATATGATGGAGATCCAGAAGATGCTGGTTCTACAGTAATTTGGGCAGCACCAACAACTACCAGTGATTATGGCACTTTTGTAAACCAGGGACTTCCATATAATTTTCTAATAAGAGCAGGCTCTAAAAAATATGTTGATATTGAGGTTCTTTGCTTTGATAATCGTGATGTAAATTTATATGGTTACCAATTTTTTGATCTGGTACCTGAAGTACTGCACGAAGTATGCATTTTTGCAAACTACTGTGATGAAGATGGAAGACATTATACTGCCAATTATAGCCTTGAGGTTATATATACTGGCGGAGATGAAGATAGAACTTTATATGAAAGTATGGATCTTCCAGAAGGTAGTTATGGATTTGATGATGATACAGATGTTTACTACGCTGATCCATTTTGCTTTGCAGTTCCTGCGCCTATGTTTGAAGAAACCAGTGGTACAGATTATATAAGAATAATTGCAACTTTATCGGATTGGGAAGGGAATTATCCAACTCCTGCCGATGAAGAAATTATCCTTGATCTTTCATGGTCAGACTTAATGGAAAGTGTTCGTGAAGATGGGACTATTGATTATTTCCATTTATTCTTCTGTGACGGGGATCCTGGCAATGGAAATGGTGAAGAATGTGACCCAACAGATCCTGCTGCTGACTGTGATGAAGATACAATACCTAATGGGCAGGATAATTGCCCAAGTACTCCAAATACAGATCAGGCAGATTTAGATGAAGATGGAGTAGGAGATGTTTGTGATTCTGATATTGATGGCGATGATATTTTAAATGAGAATGAAAACCCTGGGTGTGTAAGAGATCCAGATCCCACATGTGGGGATGATGTTGCAGAGTGTCCTACCTTACCATCAGCTGGCGACTGTGAAAGAGTTTATGTTGCAGGGACTGATTTAACTGATCTTACCGATTGGATAGCAATAACAAGTTCGGAGCCTTTAGCACTTTTTAGTGACGAGACTACTAGCCTAGCATTCGGACTAATATCTTTTAATGATGATGGTGATATGCTATTAATCAGTACCAATACCGATTTTTATCTGAAGGATTATAAGATGGAAATTGTAGACGAATTGGGCGGTGCAATAACTTGTGTAAATGAAAATAATCTAATTGCACCAGAGGATACTAATGATGCTGATATTGAGACTACAATTACAGGAGATTTCTCAGGAACCGTGTATGTACGTTTTTCTGCGAACGTATGTTCAAGATCTGATACTTAA
- a CDS encoding M12 family metallopeptidase, with product MKKSKFLLLPVLAILACSKDPISENQEAETQLKPEEISDQQSEMAFPDDLGPVSQIYYSGQKMPVEDHGSDYVYQGDILIPKNKSSKSPQSIVYKNKEAIPQEKSTGRTSGMWPDNTVYYSINSSLSDKNRVYDAIRHWENNTPLKFVERSGQSNYIYFTTGSGCSSYVGMIGGRQNITLSDYCSTGNTIHEIGHAVGLWHEQSRVDRNNYITVHLDNVRSGTEHNFHTYEASGFDGDEYTTSLDFESIMMYGAYSFSKNGDPTITRTNGNTYQVQRSALSSGDISGIKSMYTEDGSEPEYVNGEYYTLNGLTVLRKYDRWYYNSKWGWKEVEQKYGYWFFV from the coding sequence ATGAAAAAAAGTAAATTTTTGTTACTACCTGTTCTGGCGATTCTGGCATGTAGTAAAGATCCAATTTCAGAAAATCAAGAAGCAGAAACGCAACTCAAACCAGAAGAAATCTCAGATCAACAATCAGAAATGGCCTTTCCCGACGATCTGGGACCTGTTTCCCAAATTTATTATTCCGGTCAAAAGATGCCTGTAGAAGATCATGGCAGTGATTATGTTTACCAGGGTGATATTTTGATTCCTAAAAATAAATCCAGCAAATCCCCTCAATCTATTGTTTATAAAAATAAAGAGGCTATTCCCCAGGAAAAGAGTACAGGGCGTACTTCGGGAATGTGGCCCGACAATACGGTTTATTATTCTATAAACTCCAGTCTCTCTGATAAAAACAGAGTTTACGATGCAATACGTCATTGGGAGAATAACACCCCGTTAAAGTTCGTAGAAAGATCAGGGCAATCTAATTATATATACTTTACTACCGGATCTGGTTGCTCTTCCTATGTCGGTATGATTGGAGGCAGACAGAACATAACCTTATCTGATTACTGTAGCACCGGAAATACCATCCACGAAATTGGTCATGCCGTAGGACTATGGCACGAACAAAGCCGTGTAGATAGGAATAATTATATTACGGTACACCTGGATAATGTTAGAAGCGGTACTGAGCATAATTTTCATACTTACGAAGCCAGTGGTTTTGATGGTGATGAATATACCACAAGCCTGGATTTTGAATCCATAATGATGTATGGTGCTTATTCTTTTTCTAAGAATGGGGATCCTACTATAACGAGAACAAATGGTAACACCTACCAGGTGCAACGTTCAGCACTTTCTTCGGGCGATATTTCTGGCATTAAAAGTATGTATACAGAAGATGGGTCAGAACCCGAGTATGTAAACGGTGAATATTATACACTTAACGGATTGACAGTCCTTAGAAAGTATGATAGATGGTATTATAATTCTAAATGGGGCTGGAAAGAAGTCGAGCAAAAATACGGCTATTGGTTTTTTGTATAA